One Pseudomonas sp. MH9.2 DNA segment encodes these proteins:
- a CDS encoding tRNA (adenine(22)-N(1))-methyltransferase, protein MNEQTLSMRLERVAAHVPADARLADIGSDHGYLPVVLMRRGAIAAAVAGEVASTPFRSAERTVRENGLDQRITVRLANGLAAIEPGDGITAISICGMGGETIRDILDSGKARLSGQERLILQPNGGEQPLRQWLMENGYRILCEEVLRENRFDYEIIVAERAGPVIYTAEELYFGPLQMQARSPAFLAKWRRMLRHKQQTLTNFAQARQAVPVEKSQDISLQARWITELLA, encoded by the coding sequence TTGAACGAACAAACATTGTCTATGCGCCTGGAGCGCGTGGCGGCGCATGTGCCAGCCGATGCGCGCCTGGCCGATATCGGCTCGGATCACGGCTACCTGCCGGTGGTGTTGATGCGCCGTGGAGCCATCGCAGCAGCGGTGGCCGGCGAGGTGGCGTCGACGCCGTTCCGCTCGGCCGAACGCACCGTGCGCGAGAACGGCCTGGACCAGCGGATCACCGTGCGCCTGGCCAATGGCCTGGCGGCGATCGAGCCGGGAGACGGGATCACGGCGATCAGCATTTGTGGCATGGGCGGCGAGACGATCCGTGACATCCTCGACAGCGGCAAGGCGCGCCTGAGCGGCCAGGAGCGCTTGATCCTGCAGCCCAACGGCGGCGAGCAGCCACTGCGCCAATGGCTGATGGAAAATGGCTACCGCATCCTCTGCGAGGAAGTGCTGCGGGAAAACCGTTTCGACTACGAAATCATCGTCGCCGAGCGCGCCGGGCCGGTGATATACACCGCCGAGGAGTTGTACTTCGGCCCGCTGCAGATGCAGGCACGCAGCCCGGCGTTCCTGGCCAAGTGGCGGCGCATGCTGCGCCATAAGCAGCAAACCCTGACCAACTTCGCCCAGGCGCGGCAGGCCGTGCCCGTGGAGAAGTCGCAGGACATCTCCCTGCAGGCCCGGTGGATCACCGAACTGCTGGCTTGA
- a CDS encoding MFS transporter: MTTQNKAKWLRFLILILGGGTIYKLANLKDAFYVPMQELMGLSHTEIGMLLSANAIIATALFVIGGLLADRYDTRKLIPLGLIGTGSLGLYLATFPPFSNLLIVFCLLAVCADCLFWPSLLKAIRNLGDDQEQGRLFGLLEGGRGVVDTLVAFSALGVFVAMGSGETGLKSAILFYSVIDILAGTLTWFLLKGGNAQSVAKPKNGLANLMEAIKVPGIWLVSLNVFMVYIVYCGLTYFIPYLKEMYGLPVALVGAYGIINQYFLKILGGPAGGFIADKQFKSTSRYLKWAFLALLPLMGVIMLIPKSPGFIYAGMAATLSFALIVFSMRGVFWAPMGEVGIPQHITGSAFGIGCLIGYAPGMFAYVIYGAILDHFPGQQGYNYVFSLMSILAVAGFMVSSLLYQAVRKKSMATGGMSAAQA; encoded by the coding sequence ATGACAACTCAAAACAAGGCCAAATGGCTCAGATTCCTGATCCTCATCCTAGGTGGCGGCACCATCTACAAGCTGGCGAACCTCAAGGACGCCTTCTATGTACCCATGCAGGAATTGATGGGCTTGAGCCACACTGAAATCGGTATGCTGCTGAGCGCCAACGCGATCATCGCTACTGCACTGTTTGTGATTGGCGGCCTGCTCGCCGATCGCTACGACACGCGCAAACTAATCCCCCTCGGCCTGATCGGGACCGGTAGCCTGGGGTTGTACCTGGCGACCTTTCCGCCCTTCAGCAATTTGCTGATCGTGTTCTGTCTGTTGGCCGTCTGTGCCGACTGCCTGTTCTGGCCATCGCTGCTCAAAGCCATCCGCAACCTGGGTGACGATCAGGAGCAAGGCCGGTTGTTCGGCCTGCTCGAAGGCGGGCGTGGCGTGGTTGATACACTGGTGGCCTTTTCCGCCCTGGGCGTGTTCGTCGCCATGGGTTCGGGCGAAACCGGCCTGAAGTCGGCGATCCTGTTCTACTCGGTCATCGACATTCTGGCCGGCACCCTGACCTGGTTCCTGCTCAAGGGCGGCAACGCGCAGTCGGTGGCCAAGCCAAAGAATGGTCTGGCGAACCTGATGGAAGCGATCAAGGTACCGGGAATCTGGCTGGTCAGCCTCAACGTGTTCATGGTCTACATCGTCTACTGCGGCCTGACCTATTTCATTCCCTACCTCAAGGAAATGTACGGGTTGCCCGTGGCATTGGTGGGCGCCTACGGCATCATCAACCAGTACTTCCTGAAGATCCTCGGCGGGCCTGCCGGCGGTTTCATTGCCGACAAGCAGTTCAAGAGCACCAGCCGCTACCTGAAATGGGCATTCCTGGCGCTGTTGCCGCTGATGGGCGTGATCATGCTGATTCCGAAAAGCCCGGGCTTCATCTATGCGGGCATGGCCGCCACCCTGTCCTTCGCCCTGATCGTGTTCTCCATGCGCGGCGTGTTCTGGGCCCCCATGGGTGAAGTCGGCATTCCCCAACACATCACCGGCTCGGCCTTCGGCATCGGTTGCCTGATCGGCTATGCACCCGGCATGTTTGCCTACGTCATCTATGGCGCGATCCTCGATCACTTCCCCGGTCAACAGGGTTACAACTATGTCTTCAGCCTGATGAGCATACTGGCCGTTGCGGGCTTCATGGTGTCCAGCCTGCTCTATCAAGCGGTGCGCAAAAAATCCATGGCCACTGGCGGGATGAGCGCGGCGCAAGCCTGA
- a CDS encoding sugar phosphate isomerase/epimerase family protein: MNNKIQERFNALLSHKVVEHGAAPVLTDALAQRLLERLGQLRLFAHAYPLLTNLTHGRVTPADLLDFAYRHELQGLSLHLLDGEENSLSQMSPAQLQAFAAKAKALGLDVHLEISSTLKKDVDQVIAIARALGVRNIRVYSRYEGTLSRVMDVIETDLHYLAQQADAHDLYFDFEQHEELKSGEIAQLLNRLNHPRLHALFDFGNMINACEPPLQALRNLAPHIRQTHLKGVRIVPEQNGFGHYGVLQGSDEDDLPSARMLFELLMLGEATPQVIAFILEQENHYVAPAFRQSLEAADPFIAYREMSETPLPNGYSLERMLADEHRWANNQVAYVRSLLAELRTLAELTLATPSNA, translated from the coding sequence ATGAACAATAAGATCCAGGAACGATTCAACGCCTTGCTGAGCCATAAGGTGGTCGAACACGGGGCTGCTCCCGTGCTGACGGACGCACTGGCCCAGCGGTTGCTTGAGCGTCTCGGGCAATTGCGCCTGTTTGCCCACGCCTACCCGCTACTGACCAACCTCACCCACGGTCGTGTCACCCCTGCCGACCTGCTGGACTTCGCCTATCGCCACGAGCTGCAAGGCCTGAGCCTGCACTTGCTCGACGGCGAGGAAAACAGCCTGAGCCAAATGTCACCCGCGCAGCTCCAGGCGTTTGCCGCCAAGGCCAAAGCGCTGGGGCTGGATGTGCACCTGGAAATCAGCAGCACCCTGAAAAAGGATGTCGACCAGGTGATCGCCATCGCCAGGGCCCTGGGGGTGCGCAACATCCGTGTTTACTCACGTTACGAGGGCACGCTGTCGCGGGTCATGGACGTGATCGAGACTGACCTGCACTACCTCGCACAACAGGCCGACGCACACGATCTGTACTTTGACTTCGAGCAGCATGAAGAACTCAAGAGCGGCGAAATCGCGCAACTGCTCAACCGCCTCAACCACCCTCGCCTGCATGCTCTGTTCGACTTCGGCAACATGATCAATGCCTGCGAACCGCCCCTGCAGGCCCTGCGTAACCTGGCGCCACACATCCGCCAGACTCACCTCAAGGGTGTGCGCATCGTCCCCGAACAAAACGGCTTCGGCCATTACGGCGTATTGCAGGGCAGCGACGAGGACGATCTGCCCAGCGCCCGCATGCTGTTCGAGCTGTTGATGCTGGGCGAAGCAACCCCGCAGGTGATCGCATTCATTCTCGAGCAGGAAAACCACTATGTGGCCCCGGCTTTCCGCCAGAGCCTTGAGGCGGCCGATCCCTTCATTGCTTACCGGGAGATGAGCGAAACGCCGCTCCCGAACGGCTACTCGCTTGAGCGAATGCTGGCCGATGAACACCGCTGGGCGAACAACCAGGTCGCCTATGTCCGTAGCCTGCTGGCCGAATTGCGCACCTTGGCCGAACTGACCCTTGCCACCCCTTCCAACGCCTGA
- a CDS encoding PLP-dependent aminotransferase family protein, translating to MKFPAGLLLSAIKLDRASAIPLYRQLYLQIRKQILNGRIQGGVRLPSTRTLSNELGLSRITILNAFDQLIAEGFLASRTGAGTYVGTEWESRGIEDEQQRQPPRLSDLSQSMLSLRSDHFRGVSYADWDPATPTSFLPSHSTYDAFPQAIWRRLMNRHLLKPTKAILGYGELQGLHAFRTAIAEYVFDARGIDCSAGQVVIVSGAQQAFNLLGMLLLNPQDSVWMEDPGHIAARIALQAQGAQVIPLRIDEQGIDVQQGLTECPDARLVFCTPSRQHPLGVTLSYARRQALIDWAAQHQSWIIEDDCDSEFRYSGRLLPALYAMDQMARVIYVGTFSKVLFPSLRLGYVILPQALVEPFCTLRAVMDRSPPTLLQATTTDFMCEGHFLGHIRRMRALYKARQQALIEQLEKQIGSFFRITPTDAGMHLIAWLPPELSDTDIARQLAQHNIHTYALSDYRIKHALSPALLIGFAGTPENQARERVEALAQALRTLGYLPPTT from the coding sequence ATGAAATTCCCCGCAGGTTTGCTGCTGTCGGCTATCAAGCTGGACCGTGCCAGTGCCATTCCCCTGTACCGCCAACTGTATCTGCAGATTCGCAAACAGATACTCAACGGCAGAATCCAGGGGGGCGTGCGCCTGCCGTCGACCCGGACCTTAAGCAACGAGTTGGGGTTGTCGCGGATCACCATTCTCAATGCTTTCGATCAACTGATTGCCGAAGGTTTCCTGGCCTCGCGCACTGGCGCCGGTACGTATGTCGGCACTGAGTGGGAAAGCCGGGGTATCGAGGACGAGCAACAGCGCCAGCCACCACGCCTGTCCGACCTGAGCCAGTCGATGCTGTCGCTGCGCAGCGATCATTTTCGTGGGGTGTCCTATGCCGACTGGGACCCCGCGACCCCGACCTCCTTCCTGCCCAGCCACAGCACCTATGATGCATTCCCGCAGGCGATCTGGCGGCGCCTGATGAACCGTCATCTGCTCAAGCCAACCAAGGCCATTCTGGGTTATGGCGAGTTACAAGGCTTGCACGCGTTTCGCACAGCGATTGCCGAATACGTCTTCGATGCGCGTGGCATCGACTGCAGTGCCGGGCAAGTGGTGATCGTTTCCGGCGCGCAGCAAGCGTTCAACCTGCTGGGCATGCTGCTGCTCAATCCGCAGGACAGTGTCTGGATGGAGGACCCGGGGCACATCGCCGCGCGCATTGCGCTGCAAGCCCAGGGGGCTCAGGTGATTCCGTTGCGTATCGATGAACAGGGGATCGATGTCCAGCAAGGCCTGACCGAGTGCCCTGATGCCCGTTTGGTGTTTTGTACGCCTTCGCGCCAGCATCCTTTGGGTGTCACGCTGAGTTATGCGCGGCGCCAGGCACTCATCGACTGGGCTGCGCAACATCAGAGCTGGATCATCGAGGACGATTGCGACAGTGAGTTTCGCTACAGTGGCCGCCTCCTCCCGGCGTTGTATGCCATGGACCAGATGGCCCGGGTGATCTACGTCGGAACGTTCAGCAAAGTTCTCTTTCCGTCACTGAGACTGGGTTACGTGATTCTGCCGCAGGCCCTGGTCGAACCCTTTTGCACCTTGCGCGCGGTCATGGATCGCAGTCCGCCCACACTGCTTCAGGCGACAACGACGGACTTCATGTGCGAAGGCCACTTTCTGGGGCACATCCGCCGCATGCGTGCGCTGTACAAGGCGCGCCAGCAGGCATTGATCGAACAGCTTGAAAAGCAGATTGGCAGCTTCTTCAGGATCACTCCGACGGATGCTGGCATGCACCTGATCGCCTGGCTGCCCCCCGAACTCAGTGACACTGACATCGCCCGGCAACTGGCCCAGCACAACATCCACACCTACGCCTTGAGCGACTACCGCATCAAGCATGCCCTGTCGCCGGCCCTGTTGATCGGCTTTGCCGGCACGCCTGAAAACCAGGCCCGGGAGCGTGTCGAGGCGCTGGCCCAGGCCTTGCGCACATTAGGTTATCTGCCGCCGACCACTTGA
- the queA gene encoding tRNA preQ1(34) S-adenosylmethionine ribosyltransferase-isomerase QueA, whose amino-acid sequence MRVADFTFELPDSLIARHPLAERCGSRLLTLDGVSGALAHRQFTDLLEHLRPGDLMVFNNTRVIPARLFGQKASGGKLEILVERVLDSHRVLAHVRSSKSPKPGTMILIDGGGEAEMVVRHDTLFELRFAEEVLPLLERVGHMPLPPYIDRPDDSADRERYQTVYAERAGAVAAPTAGLHFDQALLDAIAQKGVSTAFVTLHVGAGTFQPVRVERLEDHHMHNEWLEVSQDVVDAVAACRARGGRVIAVGTTSVRSLESAARDGQLKAFSGDTDIFIFPGRPFHVVDALVTNFHLPESTLLMLVSAFAGYPETMAAYAAAVEHGYRFFSYGDAMFITRNPAPTAPKESAPEDHA is encoded by the coding sequence ATGCGTGTTGCTGACTTTACCTTCGAGCTCCCTGATTCTTTGATTGCTCGCCATCCTTTGGCCGAGCGTTGTGGCAGCCGCTTGTTGACCCTTGATGGGGTTAGCGGCGCACTGGCGCACCGTCAATTCACCGATTTGCTGGAGCATTTGCGCCCCGGCGACTTGATGGTGTTCAACAATACCCGGGTGATCCCGGCGCGCCTGTTCGGGCAGAAGGCTTCCGGCGGCAAGCTGGAGATTCTGGTTGAGCGTGTGCTCGACAGCCATCGGGTATTGGCCCATGTGCGTTCGAGCAAGTCCCCCAAGCCGGGCACGATGATCCTGATCGATGGCGGCGGTGAGGCGGAGATGGTGGTCCGTCATGACACCCTGTTCGAGCTGCGTTTTGCCGAAGAGGTGTTGCCGTTGCTGGAGCGGGTCGGCCATATGCCGTTGCCTCCTTATATAGACCGTCCCGATGACAGCGCCGACCGTGAGCGTTATCAGACGGTATATGCCGAGCGCGCCGGGGCGGTTGCCGCGCCGACTGCGGGGCTGCATTTCGATCAGGCGCTGCTCGATGCGATTGCGCAGAAGGGCGTTTCAACGGCTTTCGTGACCCTGCATGTCGGTGCGGGTACGTTCCAGCCGGTACGCGTTGAGCGGCTCGAAGATCACCATATGCACAATGAGTGGCTGGAAGTCAGTCAGGACGTTGTCGATGCCGTGGCGGCGTGCCGTGCGCGGGGCGGTCGAGTGATTGCCGTGGGCACCACCAGCGTGCGCTCGCTGGAGAGTGCGGCGCGCGACGGTCAGCTCAAGGCGTTCAGTGGTGACACCGATATCTTTATTTTTCCCGGGCGTCCGTTCCATGTGGTCGATGCCCTGGTGACCAACTTTCATTTGCCTGAATCCACGCTGTTGATGCTGGTTTCGGCGTTCGCCGGTTACCCCGAAACCATGGCTGCCTATGCGGCGGCAGTGGAGCATGGGTACCGCTTCTTCAGTTACGGTGATGCAATGTTCATCACCCGCAATCCCGCGCCGACAGCTCCCAAGGAATCGGCCCCAGAGGATCACGCATGA
- the tgt gene encoding tRNA guanosine(34) transglycosylase Tgt — MSFELLATDGKARRGRLTFPRGVVETPAFMPVGTYGTVKGMLPRDIEATGAQIILGNTFHLWLRPGTEVIKRHGDLHDFMQWSGPILTDSGGFQVFSLGAMRKIKEEGVTFASPVDGAKVFMGPEESMQVQRDLGSDIVMIFDECTPYPADEDVARVSMELSLRWAKRSKIAHGENTAALFGIVQGGMHQDLRMRSLEGLDQIGFDGLAIGGLSVGEPKHEMIKVLDYLPGMMPADKPRYLMGVGKPEDLVEGVRRGIDMFDCVMPTRNARNGHLFIDTGVLKIRNAFHRHDDSSLDPTCDCYTCKNFSRAYLHHLDKCGEMLGSMLNTIHNLRHYQVLMAGLRESIQQGTLAAFVDAFYAKRGLPTPPLD, encoded by the coding sequence ATGTCTTTCGAGTTGCTGGCCACTGACGGCAAGGCACGTCGCGGTCGTTTGACCTTTCCCCGGGGTGTGGTTGAAACCCCTGCTTTCATGCCGGTCGGTACTTACGGCACGGTCAAAGGCATGCTGCCTCGGGATATCGAAGCGACTGGCGCGCAGATCATCCTCGGTAATACGTTCCACTTGTGGCTGCGTCCCGGGACTGAAGTGATCAAGCGTCACGGCGACCTGCACGATTTCATGCAGTGGAGCGGGCCGATTCTCACTGACTCCGGTGGTTTTCAGGTGTTCAGCCTGGGCGCCATGCGCAAAATAAAGGAGGAGGGCGTGACCTTCGCCTCTCCGGTCGATGGCGCCAAGGTGTTCATGGGGCCGGAAGAGTCGATGCAGGTTCAGCGTGATCTGGGCTCTGACATCGTGATGATTTTCGACGAGTGCACGCCATACCCGGCTGATGAAGACGTGGCGCGGGTCTCTATGGAGTTGTCGTTACGTTGGGCCAAACGCTCGAAAATCGCCCACGGCGAAAACACGGCGGCGCTGTTTGGTATCGTTCAGGGCGGTATGCACCAGGATTTGCGCATGCGCTCGCTGGAAGGCCTGGATCAGATCGGTTTCGACGGTCTGGCTATCGGCGGTCTGTCGGTCGGTGAGCCCAAGCACGAGATGATCAAGGTGCTGGACTACTTGCCGGGCATGATGCCGGCTGACAAACCTCGTTACTTGATGGGCGTGGGCAAGCCAGAAGATCTGGTTGAAGGTGTGCGCCGCGGTATCGATATGTTCGATTGCGTGATGCCAACCCGCAACGCGCGCAACGGCCATTTGTTCATTGATACGGGTGTGTTGAAAATCCGTAACGCGTTCCATCGTCATGACGATTCGTCACTGGATCCGACCTGCGATTGCTATACCTGCAAGAACTTCTCGCGTGCGTATCTGCATCATCTGGATAAGTGCGGGGAAATGCTGGGGAGCATGCTCAATACCATTCACAATTTGCGGCATTACCAAGTGCTTATGGCTGGTTTGCGCGAGTCTATTCAACAAGGTACATTGGCCGCCTTTGTCGATGCCTTCTATGCCAAACGCGGGCTTCCAACGCCGCCTTTGGATTGA
- the yajC gene encoding preprotein translocase subunit YajC, whose product MSFFIPTAFADAAAPAAGPAGSGFEWIFLVGFLVIFYLMIWRPQAKRAKEQKNLLGNLQKGDEVVTSGGIAGKINKVTDDFVVIEVSDTVELKIQKAAIAATLPKGTLKAI is encoded by the coding sequence ATGAGCTTTTTTATCCCTACCGCTTTCGCGGACGCTGCTGCACCTGCCGCCGGTCCTGCTGGTTCGGGCTTTGAATGGATTTTCCTGGTCGGCTTCCTGGTCATCTTCTATCTGATGATCTGGCGTCCACAGGCCAAGCGCGCGAAAGAACAGAAAAACCTGCTGGGCAACCTGCAAAAAGGTGACGAAGTTGTCACTTCCGGTGGTATTGCGGGCAAGATCAACAAAGTGACCGACGACTTCGTGGTCATCGAAGTGTCTGACACCGTTGAACTGAAAATCCAAAAGGCCGCTATCGCTGCCACGCTGCCTAAGGGCACCTTGAAAGCGATCTAA
- the secD gene encoding protein translocase subunit SecD, whose translation MLNKYPLWKYVLILAVLVVGFIYSAPNLYPDDPAIQISGASTALQVNQADLDRVSRALTDAGITVKGSTLAEKGKGGLLRLTKQEDQLPAKDVVRKALGDDYVVALNLAPTTPKWLRSIGASPMKMGLDLSGGVHFLLEVDMDKALDARLKVYEGEVKSLLRKERVRYRSLPQLDGGIQLGFSDADSREQARTLIRKSFNDFDVTTSERGGLSVLRLAMTPAKLAEIREYSIKQNLTTVRNRVNELGVAEPLVQRQGANRIVVELPGVQDTAEAKRILGKTANLEFRLGAGPEDSKATTEMFEFREGGRPAAPVERGLIITGDQVTDAKAGFDEHGRPQVNIRLDGHGGELMSRSTRSNVGRSMAVIFIEQKPTTTYVKQMVNGVEKDVPVQTFKEEKKIISLATIQSPLGSQFRITGLNGQGEASELALLLRAGGLAAPMYFAEERTIGPSLGADNITKGIDASLWGMLFVSLFIMAIYRFFGVIATVALAVNMVMLLALMSLLGATLTLPGIAGIVLTMGMAVDANVLIFSRIREEIAAGMTVQRAINEGFGRAFTAILDANLTTLLVGGILFAMGTGPVKGFAVTMSLGIFTSMFTAIMVTRAMVNLIFGGRDFKKLWI comes from the coding sequence ATGCTGAACAAATACCCTCTGTGGAAATACGTACTGATCCTGGCGGTGCTGGTGGTCGGTTTTATTTATTCCGCACCCAATCTCTACCCTGACGATCCGGCCATTCAAATCAGTGGCGCAAGCACTGCGTTGCAGGTGAACCAGGCTGACCTGGATCGTGTGAGCCGAGCGCTTACCGATGCGGGCATTACGGTCAAAGGCTCCACCCTGGCCGAGAAGGGCAAGGGCGGTTTGTTGCGTCTGACCAAGCAAGAAGACCAGTTGCCAGCGAAGGACGTCGTGCGCAAGGCTTTGGGTGACGACTATGTCGTTGCGTTGAACCTGGCTCCGACCACGCCGAAGTGGTTGCGCAGCATTGGTGCAAGCCCGATGAAGATGGGTCTGGACTTGTCCGGTGGTGTGCACTTCCTGCTGGAAGTGGACATGGATAAGGCTCTGGATGCGCGCCTTAAGGTGTATGAAGGCGAAGTCAAATCCCTGTTGCGTAAAGAGCGTGTGCGTTATCGCAGCCTGCCGCAACTCGACGGTGGTATCCAGCTTGGTTTCAGCGATGCAGACTCTCGCGAACAAGCGCGTACCCTGATCCGCAAGAGCTTCAACGATTTTGACGTGACCACCAGCGAGCGCGGCGGTTTGTCCGTGCTGCGTCTGGCGATGACTCCGGCCAAGCTGGCCGAGATTCGTGAATACTCAATCAAGCAGAACTTGACCACGGTACGTAACCGAGTCAACGAACTGGGTGTCGCCGAGCCTTTGGTTCAGCGTCAGGGCGCCAACCGTATCGTGGTTGAGCTGCCGGGCGTGCAGGACACCGCTGAAGCCAAGCGTATTCTGGGCAAGACTGCCAACCTGGAGTTCCGTCTAGGCGCAGGTCCTGAAGATTCGAAAGCCACTACCGAGATGTTCGAGTTTCGTGAGGGCGGTCGTCCTGCGGCACCGGTCGAGCGTGGGCTGATCATCACGGGTGACCAGGTGACCGATGCCAAGGCCGGCTTCGACGAACACGGTCGTCCGCAAGTGAACATCCGTCTGGATGGTCATGGTGGCGAGCTGATGAGTCGTTCGACTCGCAGTAACGTGGGTCGCAGCATGGCGGTGATCTTCATCGAGCAGAAGCCGACGACGACCTACGTCAAGCAGATGGTCAACGGTGTCGAGAAAGACGTGCCGGTCCAGACCTTCAAGGAAGAGAAGAAGATCATCAGCCTGGCGACCATCCAGTCGCCGCTGGGTAGCCAGTTCCGTATCACTGGCCTGAACGGTCAGGGTGAGGCGTCCGAGCTTGCGCTGCTGTTGCGTGCCGGTGGTCTGGCTGCGCCGATGTACTTCGCTGAAGAACGTACCATCGGTCCGAGCCTGGGTGCTGACAACATCACCAAGGGTATCGATGCATCGCTGTGGGGCATGTTGTTTGTGTCGCTGTTCATCATGGCGATCTACCGTTTCTTCGGCGTCATCGCCACCGTCGCACTGGCCGTGAACATGGTCATGCTGCTGGCACTGATGTCCTTGCTGGGTGCAACGCTGACCCTGCCGGGTATCGCCGGTATCGTTCTGACGATGGGTATGGCGGTCGACGCCAACGTACTGATCTTCTCGCGGATACGTGAAGAGATCGCTGCGGGCATGACGGTGCAGCGGGCAATCAATGAAGGCTTCGGCCGGGCATTCACCGCGATCCTCGACGCCAACCTGACAACACTGTTGGTCGGCGGCATTCTCTTTGCGATGGGCACAGGCCCTGTCAAAGGCTTTGCGGTGACCATGTCGCTCGGGATCTTTACCTCGATGTTCACGGCCATCATGGTGACCCGCGCAATGGTCAACCTGATCTTCGGCGGACGTGACTTCAAGAAGTTGTGGATTTAA